In Acidiferrobacteraceae bacterium, the genomic window TCGGTCGAAAATTCGATACCGTCGGATTCGACATCAATACGGGCCGCATCGACGAACTACGCAGCGGAAAAGACAGCACATTGGAGGTGGAACCGGCAGAGCTGGCGAACGCCACCCACCTTCGATATTCCTCTGAGGCTTCGGATCTATCGACCTGCAACTTTCTTATCGTAACGGTGCCGACCCCGGTTGACCGGCACAAGCAGCCTGACCTGTCCCCATTGCGGTCCGCGAGCAAAACCGTCGGACAGGTTATTCAACCGGGGTCCATCGTCGTCTTCGAATCCACCGTTTATCCAGGCGCAACGGAAGAACAATGCGTTCCGATAATCGAACAGGAATCCGGACTTGCCTACAACAAGGATTTCTTTGCGGGATATAGTCCGGAACGCATAAATCCCGGAGACAAGAATCATCGCGTGACGTCGATCGTCAAGGTCACGTCGGGATCAACGCCAGAAATCGCTGACTTCGTCGATAGAGTCTATTCCGCGATTATCACCGCCGGTACCTTTCGCGCATCAAGCATTCGGGTAGCCGAAGCTGCGAAGGTGATCGAGAACACACAGCGGGATCTTAACATCGCGCTGGTCAATGAACTGTCGCTGATTTTCTCCCGTCTTGGAATCGATACCCTGGAAGTGCTCGAAGCGGCAGGCACCAAATGGAATTTTCTTCCCTTTCGGCCCGGGTTGGTCGGAGGGCATTGTATCAGCGTAGATCCCTATTATCTGACACACAAAGCGCAGGAGATCGGCTATAACCCGGAAATCATCCTGGCCGGTCGTCGCATCAACGACGCGATGGGAGGCTATGTCGCGGATCGGGTTGTCAAACTGATGACCCAGCGCCGGATTCACGTGGCAGGATCCAGGATTCTCGTGATGGGTTTTGCGTTCAAGGAAGATTGTCCAGACCTGCGCAACAGCCGCGTGATTGACATCGTCCAGGAATTCAGAAGTTTTCACGCAACGGTCGATATCTTCGATCCCTGGGTCAATCCCGAGGAGGCGAAAGAGGAGTATGGCGTGGATCTGACCACGGCGCCGCAGGACAATCAGTATGACGCAATTGTGGTCGCCGTTGGGCACAGCCAGTTTCGGGAGATGGGCGCCAACGCAATTCGCAAACTGGGTCGCGAGGACTGCATCTTGTTTGACGTGAAGTCAGTCTTCCCCAGCGAATATGTCGACGGCAGGTTGTAACAATCGGCACGGCCCAAGAACGGTCGGCAGCACATGATCATCCAGAAAACAGGAAGAAATAGATGAAAGTACTTGTTACAGGTTCCGCGGGATTTATCGGGTCAGCGCTTTCCATGCGCCTGCTTGAACGCGGGGATGAGGTCATCGGCATTGACAATCTCAACGACTACTACGACGTCAATTTGAAGAAAGCGCGTCTGGAACGAAACCTGAACCACGATGCCTATACGGATGTCAGAGTCGATCTTGAGGACCGGGAGAAGATCGCCCAGGTATTTGCGCAGCACCAGCCGCATCGGGTAGTAAATCTTGCGGCTCAGGCCGGCGTGCGGTACTCGCTCGAGAACCCCCATGCCTATGTGGATACGAATCTGGTCGGCTTCGTCAATATCCTGGAAGGCTGCCGACACAATGGCGTTGAACATCTCGTATATGCCTCCAGCAGTTCGGTATATGGCGCCAACACCAATATGCCATTCTCGGTGCACGACAACGTCGATCATCCGGTGAGCCTGTATGCTGCCACCAAGAAAGCCAACGAACTGATGGCGCATACCTACAGCCACCTTTACCGACTGCCCACCACGGGTCTGCGATTCTTCACTGTGTACGGTCCCTGGGGCAGGCCGGATATGGCCCTGTTTCTGTTCACGCGCAATATTCTCGAGGGCAAGCCCATTGATGTTTTCAACTATGGAAAACATCGGCGAGACTTCACCTATATCGACGATATCGTCGAGGGCGTTGTCCGGACTCTGGATCGGATCCCGGAGCCGAATCCGGACTGGTCCGGAGACAAACCCGATTCAGCGTCCAGTCTGGCGCCGTACCGGCTCTACAACATCGGCAACAATCAACCCGTTGAGCTCCTTCACTACATCAAGGTGCTGGAAAACTGCCTTGGGAAAAAAGCAGAACAGAACCTGCTGCCCTTGCAGTTGGGCGACGTTCCGGATACGTATGCCGACGTCGACGACCTGGTCCGGGACACCGGATACAAGCCGATGATGACTGTTGAAGAGGGGATCAGCCGTTTTGTGGACTGGTATCGGGACTACTACCAGGTAGCGTGATCAGGTTCCCTGGTCGGCGGCCACATCCGTCCCTTCAAATCGGGTCGTCTTGATGGCCTCGATGCGATCACGCACCGCCGCCGCCTCCTCGAATTCGAGATTCTGGGCGTGCCGGTACATT contains:
- the tviB gene encoding Vi polysaccharide biosynthesis UDP-N-acetylglucosamine C-6 dehydrogenase TviB, giving the protein MRDLNEARIGVIGLGYVGLPLAVEFGRKFDTVGFDINTGRIDELRSGKDSTLEVEPAELANATHLRYSSEASDLSTCNFLIVTVPTPVDRHKQPDLSPLRSASKTVGQVIQPGSIVVFESTVYPGATEEQCVPIIEQESGLAYNKDFFAGYSPERINPGDKNHRVTSIVKVTSGSTPEIADFVDRVYSAIITAGTFRASSIRVAEAAKVIENTQRDLNIALVNELSLIFSRLGIDTLEVLEAAGTKWNFLPFRPGLVGGHCISVDPYYLTHKAQEIGYNPEIILAGRRINDAMGGYVADRVVKLMTQRRIHVAGSRILVMGFAFKEDCPDLRNSRVIDIVQEFRSFHATVDIFDPWVNPEEAKEEYGVDLTTAPQDNQYDAIVVAVGHSQFREMGANAIRKLGREDCILFDVKSVFPSEYVDGRL
- a CDS encoding NAD-dependent epimerase, coding for MKVLVTGSAGFIGSALSMRLLERGDEVIGIDNLNDYYDVNLKKARLERNLNHDAYTDVRVDLEDREKIAQVFAQHQPHRVVNLAAQAGVRYSLENPHAYVDTNLVGFVNILEGCRHNGVEHLVYASSSSVYGANTNMPFSVHDNVDHPVSLYAATKKANELMAHTYSHLYRLPTTGLRFFTVYGPWGRPDMALFLFTRNILEGKPIDVFNYGKHRRDFTYIDDIVEGVVRTLDRIPEPNPDWSGDKPDSASSLAPYRLYNIGNNQPVELLHYIKVLENCLGKKAEQNLLPLQLGDVPDTYADVDDLVRDTGYKPMMTVEEGISRFVDWYRDYYQVA